Proteins from one Amycolatopsis benzoatilytica AK 16/65 genomic window:
- a CDS encoding DUF998 domain-containing protein, with amino-acid sequence MTETTGRERRTSRAHFRPSAPRLASRGAGGNAASRPAGWAMALLTSAGVVQLSMLADTLRPDRPDLGSGYVSELEASGVAGALWLRCGFALAGALAAAAGSLMVARTRRHGPLWSGHILEPAAWAALAGYGGCSATADLIPMPCAPHLSAGCQAGPTGRALSWTDIAHSVLSTLTVACLLLCTACLVLLWWQASRRDPRLRGWAARGLAVLVGGLLAESASGLGIELGLATGSLSRLAIGFEAVSLLFLATAVAPGTFRTTVPASARGGPGTRS; translated from the coding sequence ATGACCGAGACGACCGGACGGGAACGACGGACCTCGCGGGCGCACTTCCGGCCGAGCGCTCCCCGGCTGGCATCCCGCGGCGCTGGCGGGAACGCCGCGAGCCGGCCGGCAGGCTGGGCCATGGCGCTGCTGACGAGCGCAGGCGTGGTTCAGCTGTCCATGCTGGCGGACACGCTCCGGCCCGACCGTCCGGATCTCGGTTCCGGGTACGTGAGCGAGCTCGAGGCCAGCGGCGTCGCCGGCGCGCTCTGGTTGCGGTGCGGGTTCGCGCTCGCGGGCGCTCTCGCCGCCGCGGCCGGTTCGCTGATGGTGGCCCGGACCAGACGGCACGGTCCACTGTGGAGCGGCCACATACTCGAACCAGCAGCCTGGGCAGCGCTGGCCGGATACGGTGGCTGCTCCGCGACCGCCGACCTTATTCCGATGCCCTGCGCGCCGCATCTGTCCGCCGGATGCCAGGCAGGGCCGACCGGGCGAGCGCTGAGCTGGACCGACATTGCGCACAGCGTGCTGAGCACGCTGACTGTCGCCTGCCTTCTCCTCTGCACGGCTTGCTTGGTTCTGCTCTGGTGGCAGGCCAGCCGGCGGGATCCGCGGCTCCGCGGCTGGGCGGCCCGGGGTCTTGCGGTGCTCGTGGGGGGTCTGCTCGCGGAGTCGGCTTCGGGGCTCGGCATCGAACTCGGCCTCGCGACCGGCAGTCTCAGTCGGCTGGCCATCGGCTTCGAAGCTGTCTCGCTGCTGTTTCTGGCGACTGCGGTCGCCCCCGGCACGTTCCGGACCACGGTGCCCGCTTCTGCCCGAGGCGGCCCGGGAACGCGAAGCTGA
- a CDS encoding AzlD domain-containing protein yields the protein MDGAELIVATLVLAAGTFAFRLAGPLLRTRVRLSPRAEKLMTLSAVVLLAALVATSALTQGHGFAGIARPAGVLVGGVLAWRKAPFVLVVVAAAATAALLRLAGVP from the coding sequence ATGGACGGCGCGGAACTGATCGTCGCGACGCTCGTGCTGGCGGCGGGCACCTTCGCGTTCCGGCTCGCCGGCCCGCTGCTGCGGACCCGGGTCCGGCTCTCCCCTCGCGCCGAGAAGCTGATGACGCTCTCCGCGGTCGTGCTGCTTGCCGCACTGGTGGCGACCAGCGCGTTGACCCAGGGCCACGGTTTCGCCGGGATCGCCCGTCCGGCCGGGGTCCTGGTCGGCGGAGTGCTGGCGTGGCGGAAGGCGCCGTTCGTGCTGGTGGTGGTCGCGGCGGCGGCGACCGCGGCGCTGCTGCGGCTGGCCGGAGTGCCGTGA
- the pdxS gene encoding pyridoxal 5'-phosphate synthase lyase subunit PdxS: protein MSQQQNAEPQTVTGTAKVKRGMAEMLKGGVIMDVVTAEQAKIAEDAGAVAVMALERVPADIRAQGGVARMSDPDLIDGIIEAVSIPVMAKARIGHFVEAQVLQALGVDYIDESEVLTPADYANHIDKWAFTVPFVCGATNLGEALRRITEGAAMIRSKGEAGTGDVSNATTHMRKIRGEIRRLQSLPEDELFVAAKELQAPYELVKEVAEAGKLPVVLFTAGGIATPADAAMMMQLGAEGVFVGSGIFKSGNPAQRAEAIVKATTFFDDPDVLAKVSRGLGEAMVGINVEELPEPHRLAERGW from the coding sequence GTGTCGCAGCAGCAGAACGCCGAACCCCAGACCGTCACCGGCACCGCGAAGGTGAAGCGCGGCATGGCGGAGATGCTCAAGGGCGGCGTGATCATGGACGTCGTCACCGCCGAGCAGGCGAAGATCGCCGAGGACGCCGGCGCGGTCGCGGTCATGGCGCTGGAGCGCGTGCCCGCGGACATCCGCGCGCAGGGCGGCGTCGCCCGGATGAGCGACCCGGACCTGATCGACGGCATCATCGAGGCGGTGTCGATCCCGGTGATGGCGAAGGCCCGGATCGGCCACTTCGTCGAGGCGCAGGTGCTCCAGGCGCTCGGCGTCGACTACATCGACGAGTCCGAGGTGCTCACCCCGGCCGACTACGCCAACCACATCGACAAGTGGGCGTTCACCGTGCCGTTCGTGTGCGGCGCGACCAACCTGGGCGAGGCCCTGCGCCGCATCACCGAAGGCGCGGCGATGATCCGCTCGAAGGGCGAGGCCGGCACCGGCGACGTCTCGAACGCGACCACCCACATGCGCAAGATCCGCGGCGAGATCCGCCGCCTGCAGTCGCTGCCGGAGGACGAGCTGTTCGTCGCCGCGAAGGAGCTGCAGGCGCCGTACGAGCTGGTCAAGGAGGTCGCGGAGGCCGGCAAGCTGCCGGTCGTGCTGTTCACCGCGGGCGGCATCGCCACCCCGGCCGACGCGGCGATGATGATGCAGCTGGGCGCGGAGGGCGTGTTCGTCGGCTCGGGCATCTTCAAGTCCGGCAACCCGGCCCAGCGCGCCGAGGCGATCGTGAAGGCGACGACGTTCTTCGACGACCCGGACGTGCTGGCGAAGGTCTCGCGGGGTCTCGGCGAGGCGATGGTCGGGATCAACGTGGAAGAGCTGCCGGAGCCGCACCGGCTCGCCGAGCGCGGCTGGTAA
- a CDS encoding elongation factor G-like protein EF-G2, whose amino-acid sequence MADKQNRSADTGAAVAVDDPAKVRNVVLVGPSGSGKTTLTEALLAASGTVPRAGSVVEGTTVCDHDPAAVRQQRSVGLSVAPVLHAGHKINLIDTPGYADFVGELRAGLRAADAALFVVCAAEGVDAATVAVWEECASVGMPRAVVVSRLDHHRADPLAEITACRAAFGDGVLPLYLPAPDGLVGLITQRRYDYSAGYPPRVGEPVPLEAFADQRNELIEGIIAESEDETLMDRYLGGEAISEDVLISDLETAVARGSFHPVIPVCATTGVGLAEVLDGIVRAFPSPLEHQPPGVTSPDGAPHEALAADPDGPLAAEVVRTAVDSYVGRVSLVRVFSGTLRPENAVHVSGHGLTERGHEDHDADERVAHLYSPLGANLREVPFCVAGDLCALTKVGSAETGDTVSSPDEPLLMKPWRMPEPLLPVAVVAKSRSDEDTLSRNLSRLVAGDPTLRLERNAETGQLVLWCMGEAHADVVLSRLRAGGADVGTEPVRISLRATFAKPARGHGRHVKQSGGHGQFAVCDIEVEPLPRGSGFEFVDKVVGGAVPHQFIPSVEKGVRAQLQRGVHDGHPVVDVRVTLVDGKAHSVDSSDAAFQTAGALAVREAAAASRISLLEPLDSVQVTLPDEHLGTVLGDLSSRRGRVMGTESGQGGQTLVYAEVPAVELLRYAVDLRSLTSGTATFTRHHARFEPMPEGAVVSS is encoded by the coding sequence ATGGCCGACAAGCAGAACAGGAGTGCCGACACCGGGGCCGCCGTCGCTGTGGACGACCCCGCCAAGGTGCGCAACGTCGTTCTCGTCGGGCCATCCGGCTCCGGGAAGACCACCCTGACCGAAGCGCTGCTGGCCGCGTCCGGCACCGTGCCGCGGGCCGGGTCGGTGGTGGAGGGCACCACGGTGTGCGACCACGACCCGGCCGCGGTGCGCCAGCAGCGTTCGGTCGGGCTTTCGGTCGCTCCGGTGCTGCACGCCGGACACAAGATCAACCTCATCGACACCCCGGGGTACGCCGATTTCGTCGGCGAACTGCGCGCCGGGCTGCGGGCCGCGGACGCCGCGCTGTTCGTGGTCTGCGCCGCCGAGGGCGTGGACGCGGCCACGGTCGCGGTGTGGGAGGAATGCGCTTCGGTGGGGATGCCGCGCGCGGTCGTGGTTTCCCGGCTCGACCACCACCGCGCCGACCCGCTCGCCGAGATCACCGCCTGCCGGGCCGCGTTCGGCGACGGCGTGCTGCCGCTCTACCTGCCCGCGCCCGACGGCCTGGTCGGGCTCATCACGCAACGCCGCTACGACTACTCGGCCGGCTACCCGCCGCGCGTCGGCGAACCGGTGCCGCTGGAAGCGTTCGCCGACCAACGCAACGAACTCATCGAGGGCATCATCGCCGAGAGCGAAGACGAAACCCTCATGGACCGCTACCTCGGCGGCGAAGCGATCTCCGAAGACGTGCTGATCTCCGACCTGGAAACCGCCGTCGCGCGCGGATCGTTCCACCCGGTCATCCCGGTGTGCGCGACCACCGGAGTCGGGCTCGCCGAGGTCCTGGACGGCATCGTGCGTGCATTCCCGTCCCCGCTTGAACACCAGCCGCCCGGCGTGACCAGCCCGGACGGCGCCCCGCACGAGGCGCTGGCAGCCGATCCGGACGGTCCGCTCGCCGCCGAGGTCGTGCGCACCGCGGTCGACTCCTATGTGGGGCGAGTTTCGCTCGTCCGGGTGTTTTCCGGGACGCTCCGGCCGGAGAACGCCGTGCACGTCTCCGGACACGGTCTCACCGAGCGCGGTCACGAGGACCACGACGCCGACGAACGCGTCGCCCACCTGTATTCGCCGCTCGGCGCGAACCTTCGCGAAGTCCCGTTCTGCGTGGCCGGCGACCTGTGCGCGCTGACCAAGGTGGGCTCCGCGGAAACCGGCGACACGGTGTCGTCGCCGGACGAACCGCTGCTGATGAAACCGTGGCGGATGCCCGAACCGCTGCTGCCGGTAGCGGTGGTGGCGAAGTCCCGCAGTGACGAGGACACCTTGTCCCGCAACCTGTCCCGCCTGGTCGCCGGGGATCCGACATTGCGGCTGGAACGCAACGCCGAAACCGGTCAGCTCGTGCTGTGGTGCATGGGCGAGGCGCACGCGGACGTCGTCCTTTCGCGACTGCGCGCGGGCGGCGCGGACGTCGGCACCGAACCGGTGCGGATCAGTCTGCGCGCGACGTTCGCGAAACCGGCGCGCGGGCACGGCCGGCACGTGAAGCAATCCGGCGGGCACGGGCAATTCGCCGTGTGCGACATCGAAGTGGAGCCGCTGCCCCGCGGCAGCGGATTCGAGTTCGTCGACAAGGTGGTCGGCGGCGCGGTGCCGCACCAGTTCATCCCGAGCGTCGAGAAGGGCGTACGCGCACAGCTGCAGCGGGGTGTCCACGATGGACATCCGGTGGTGGACGTCCGGGTGACGCTGGTGGACGGGAAGGCGCACAGCGTCGACTCGTCGGACGCCGCGTTCCAGACCGCGGGTGCGCTGGCGGTGCGGGAAGCCGCCGCGGCCAGCCGGATATCGCTGCTGGAACCCTTGGATTCGGTGCAGGTGACCCTGCCGGACGAACACCTCGGCACGGTCCTGGGCGACCTGTCGTCCCGCCGCGGCCGGGTCATGGGCACGGAATCCGGGCAGGGCGGGCAAACGCTGGTGTATGCCGAGGTCCCGGCGGTGGAACTGCTGCGGTACGCGGTCGATCTGCGTTCGCTGACCTCGGGGACGGCGACGTTCACCCGGCACCATGCCCGGTTCGAGCCGATGCCGGAAGGAGCCGTAGTCAGCTCGTGA
- a CDS encoding AzlC family ABC transporter permease, producing MRSIWRTLDRGLARDIGLVCLADTLVGVSYGAITVSSGLPLWAPMLLSLLVFAGASQFMFVGIVASGGNPLAAVAAGLLVNARHVPFGFAVGDVLGRGRLGRLAGSHLMIDESVAFALAQRDADRRRAAYWACGIGLFVCWNLGVVAGAFAGSAISNTDAFGLDAAFPAVLLALVLPSLKDRTARLPVLIGVVVALVATPLMPAGLPVLLALVGVVAGAAAKEPKTLEGAH from the coding sequence ATGCGTTCGATTTGGCGAACACTCGATCGCGGCCTCGCCCGCGACATCGGCCTGGTATGCCTGGCCGACACTCTCGTCGGAGTCTCCTACGGTGCCATCACGGTGAGCTCCGGCCTCCCGCTGTGGGCGCCGATGCTGTTGTCCCTGCTCGTTTTCGCCGGCGCGTCGCAGTTCATGTTCGTCGGCATCGTCGCCTCCGGCGGCAACCCGCTGGCCGCGGTCGCCGCCGGGCTGCTGGTGAACGCCCGGCACGTGCCGTTCGGGTTCGCGGTCGGCGACGTGCTCGGACGCGGCCGGCTCGGCCGGCTGGCGGGCAGCCACCTGATGATCGACGAATCGGTGGCGTTCGCGCTGGCCCAGCGTGACGCGGACCGGCGGCGCGCGGCCTACTGGGCGTGCGGCATCGGGCTGTTCGTGTGCTGGAACCTCGGCGTGGTGGCCGGTGCGTTCGCCGGTTCGGCGATCAGCAACACCGACGCGTTCGGCTTGGACGCCGCCTTCCCGGCAGTTCTGCTGGCCCTCGTGCTGCCGTCGCTGAAGGACCGCACGGCGCGGCTGCCGGTGCTGATCGGCGTGGTGGTCGCGCTCGTCGCGACGCCCCTGATGCCGGCCGGGCTGCCGGTGCTGCTCGCGCTCGTCGGCGTCGTCGCCGGTGCGGCGGCGAAGGAACCCAAGACGTTGGAAGGGGCGCACTGA
- a CDS encoding XdhC family protein, whose amino-acid sequence MTEPDACAVAHGETVEVPAARTLVAVFASPVARFLLRYAADLDYHVVLFEPDEARASDAPEGVEVRTTMPSPGPDADVVVTDHHRPELGPVLQAVLAVPTRWIGVLGNPRLPGPHVEALRALGVAEPDIARVHRPVGLNIGSRRPAEIAIATLAGLVADRNGRPGGFEF is encoded by the coding sequence ATGACCGAACCCGATGCTTGTGCGGTCGCGCACGGAGAAACTGTCGAGGTGCCCGCTGCGCGGACCCTGGTGGCAGTGTTCGCTTCGCCGGTAGCGCGGTTTCTCCTGCGGTATGCGGCGGATCTGGACTATCACGTGGTGCTGTTCGAGCCGGACGAGGCGCGCGCGAGCGACGCTCCCGAAGGCGTCGAGGTCCGCACGACCATGCCGTCGCCGGGGCCGGACGCCGATGTCGTGGTGACCGATCACCACCGGCCGGAGCTGGGCCCGGTGCTGCAGGCCGTGCTGGCGGTGCCGACGCGCTGGATCGGCGTACTGGGCAACCCGCGGCTTCCGGGACCGCACGTGGAAGCGCTGCGCGCGCTGGGCGTGGCGGAGCCGGACATCGCCCGGGTGCACCGGCCGGTCGGGCTGAACATCGGCTCGCGCCGGCCGGCCGAGATCGCGATCGCGACGCTGGCCGGGTTGGTCGCGGACCGGAACGGGCGGCCGGGCGGCTTCGAGTTCTGA
- a CDS encoding phosphatidylinositol mannoside acyltransferase, with translation MSGLSQRLADFGYATGWRMTRRLPRSFGSTAFALGADLAARRGGGSVKQLRANLARVVPQADETELDELVRRAMRSYARYWFETFRLPAMDLAEVAKQVTVSGAENVDAALAEGNGAVMTLPHSGNWDIAGVWLASYAGTFTTVAERLEPESLYRRFVAFRESLGFEIVPLTGDSAAMRLLLRRLRENKLVVLLGDRDLTASGVPVRFFGERTTLPPGPARLAATTGAALLPTGCWFTEDGWEIRIHPRIRVTARAEVPAATQALADVFAGDIAGHPADWHMLQPFWPADTAAPTLEEAS, from the coding sequence GTGAGCGGACTGTCCCAGCGGCTCGCCGACTTCGGCTACGCGACCGGCTGGCGGATGACCCGCCGGCTGCCGCGGTCGTTCGGGTCGACGGCGTTCGCCCTCGGCGCGGACCTGGCCGCCCGGCGCGGCGGCGGGAGCGTCAAGCAGCTGCGTGCCAACCTGGCGCGCGTGGTGCCGCAGGCCGACGAGACCGAGCTGGACGAGCTGGTCCGGCGCGCGATGCGGTCGTACGCGCGGTACTGGTTCGAGACCTTCCGGCTGCCCGCGATGGACCTCGCCGAAGTCGCGAAGCAGGTGACGGTCAGCGGGGCGGAGAACGTCGACGCCGCGCTCGCCGAGGGCAACGGCGCGGTGATGACGCTGCCGCACAGCGGGAACTGGGACATCGCGGGGGTCTGGCTGGCCAGCTACGCCGGCACCTTCACCACCGTCGCGGAGCGGCTCGAGCCGGAATCGCTGTACCGCCGGTTCGTGGCGTTCCGCGAGTCGCTGGGGTTCGAGATCGTGCCGCTCACCGGCGACAGCGCGGCGATGCGGCTGCTGCTGCGCCGGCTGCGCGAGAACAAGCTGGTGGTGCTGCTCGGCGACCGGGACCTGACCGCGTCCGGCGTGCCGGTGCGGTTCTTCGGCGAGCGCACCACGCTGCCTCCCGGCCCGGCCCGGCTGGCCGCGACCACCGGCGCCGCGCTGCTGCCCACCGGCTGCTGGTTCACCGAGGACGGCTGGGAGATCCGGATCCACCCGCGGATCCGGGTCACCGCGCGGGCCGAGGTGCCCGCGGCGACCCAGGCGCTGGCCGACGTGTTCGCCGGCGACATCGCCGGGCATCCGGCGGACTGGCACATGCTGCAGCCGTTCTGGCCCGCCGACACCGCGGCGCCGACGCTGGAAGAAGCGAGCTGA
- a CDS encoding MarR family winged helix-turn-helix transcriptional regulator has translation MSEPRWLTAEEQQVWRSYQAASAMLRAHLEGQLQHESGMPPSYYEVLVSLSEANGRRMRMSELASVLDSSRSRLSHAVSRLEAKGWVRRESCPTDKRGSWAVLTDSGFSALAEAAPGHVEAVREALFDQLTPEQVRQLGEISEAIANGMRPRCQAVREAADAADEAAELVSPVAATATSG, from the coding sequence ATGTCCGAACCACGCTGGCTGACCGCCGAAGAACAGCAGGTCTGGCGGTCCTACCAGGCCGCCAGCGCGATGCTGCGGGCACACCTCGAAGGGCAGTTGCAGCACGAATCGGGGATGCCGCCGTCGTACTACGAGGTCCTCGTCTCGCTGTCCGAGGCGAACGGCCGCCGGATGCGGATGAGCGAGCTGGCCTCGGTGCTGGACTCGTCGCGCAGCCGGCTGTCGCACGCGGTGTCCCGGCTGGAGGCCAAGGGCTGGGTCCGGCGCGAATCCTGCCCGACGGACAAGCGCGGCTCGTGGGCGGTGCTCACCGACTCCGGGTTCTCCGCGCTGGCGGAAGCCGCGCCCGGGCACGTCGAGGCGGTCCGGGAGGCCCTTTTCGACCAGCTGACGCCGGAGCAGGTGCGGCAGCTCGGCGAGATCTCGGAGGCCATCGCGAACGGGATGCGCCCCCGGTGCCAGGCCGTGCGGGAGGCGGCGGACGCCGCCGACGAGGCCGCTGAGCTGGTCTCGCCGGTCGCCGCGACCGCAACATCCGGCTGA
- the pgsA gene encoding phosphatidylinositol phosphate synthase: protein MLNIFARASVSRVTDPIGAALVRAGLTPNAMTVIGTAGAVACALAFFPQGMLLWGTFTVWGFAMLDLLDGAMARARGYGTPFGAVLDATCDRLVDGALFAAIAWWCFVEDHNNRAAAAALICLVLAQVISYVKARAEASGLEADGGLVERAERLIIALVGTGLHGLGVPYTVEISLWLLAVLSVITLLQRANAVAKAAREAKAKQAGGTQP, encoded by the coding sequence ATGCTCAACATTTTCGCCCGTGCCTCGGTCTCCCGCGTGACGGACCCGATCGGCGCCGCGCTGGTCCGCGCCGGACTGACCCCGAACGCGATGACCGTCATCGGCACCGCGGGCGCTGTCGCGTGCGCGCTGGCGTTCTTCCCGCAGGGCATGCTGCTGTGGGGCACGTTCACCGTGTGGGGCTTCGCGATGCTCGACCTGCTCGACGGCGCGATGGCGCGCGCCCGCGGGTACGGCACACCGTTCGGCGCCGTTCTCGACGCGACCTGCGACCGGCTGGTCGACGGCGCGCTGTTCGCGGCCATCGCGTGGTGGTGCTTCGTCGAGGACCACAACAACCGGGCTGCCGCCGCCGCGCTGATCTGCTTGGTGCTGGCCCAAGTCATCTCGTACGTGAAGGCGCGCGCCGAAGCGTCCGGCCTGGAGGCCGACGGCGGGCTGGTGGAACGGGCCGAGCGGCTCATCATCGCGCTCGTCGGCACCGGACTGCACGGCCTGGGCGTGCCCTACACCGTCGAGATCTCCCTGTGGCTGCTCGCCGTGCTGTCGGTGATCACGCTGCTGCAGCGGGCGAACGCGGTCGCGAAGGCCGCGCGGGAAGCCAAAGCGAAACAGGCGGGCGGGACACAACCGTGA
- a CDS encoding glycosyltransferase family 4 protein, protein MKIGIVCPYSFDVPGGVQGHVIDLAKALLERGHRVSVLAPADEDAQLPDFVHPAGKALGIPYNGSVARLQFGPVSYARVRRWIRDNGFDVLHLHEPAAPSLSLLALKVADGPIVATFHTATTRSRTLSAFQPVLRPLLEKITARIAVSALARRVQVEHAGGDAVEIPNGVDVEFFSRALPLDGYPRAGGTIGFVGRFTEPRKGMEVLLEAARRLLPEFEELRLLVVGRGDPEQLRRMAGPRLWPHVELLGQVDDETKARALRSVDVYCAPNTGGESFGMVLTEAMAAGTPVLASSLDSFRRVLDDGRAGLLATTGDPAALADGLRELLSDPARRASLAAAAGERVTAYDWAVVVTQVLRVYETAIAADPRLVAAGDRELA, encoded by the coding sequence TTGAAGATCGGGATCGTGTGCCCCTACTCGTTCGACGTCCCCGGCGGCGTCCAGGGGCACGTGATCGACCTGGCGAAAGCCCTGCTCGAACGCGGGCACCGGGTGTCCGTGCTGGCCCCGGCGGACGAGGACGCGCAGCTGCCGGACTTCGTGCACCCGGCGGGCAAGGCGCTGGGCATCCCGTACAACGGCTCGGTCGCGCGACTGCAGTTCGGCCCGGTGTCCTATGCCCGGGTGCGGCGGTGGATCCGGGACAACGGCTTCGACGTGCTGCACCTGCACGAGCCGGCCGCGCCGAGCCTCTCGCTGCTGGCACTGAAGGTCGCGGACGGGCCGATCGTGGCGACTTTCCACACCGCCACCACGCGTTCGCGGACGCTGTCGGCGTTCCAGCCGGTGCTGCGCCCGCTGCTGGAGAAGATCACCGCACGGATCGCGGTGTCCGCGCTGGCCCGGCGGGTGCAGGTGGAACACGCGGGTGGCGACGCGGTGGAAATCCCGAACGGCGTCGACGTCGAATTCTTCTCCCGGGCGCTGCCGCTGGACGGCTACCCGAGGGCGGGCGGGACGATCGGCTTCGTCGGCCGGTTCACCGAACCGCGCAAGGGCATGGAAGTGCTCCTGGAAGCCGCGCGCCGGCTGCTGCCGGAGTTCGAGGAGCTGCGGCTGCTGGTCGTCGGCCGCGGCGATCCGGAACAGCTGCGGCGGATGGCCGGGCCGAGGCTGTGGCCGCACGTCGAACTGCTGGGCCAGGTCGACGACGAGACGAAAGCCCGGGCGTTGCGCAGCGTCGACGTGTACTGCGCGCCCAACACCGGTGGCGAAAGCTTCGGGATGGTCCTCACCGAGGCGATGGCCGCCGGCACGCCGGTGCTGGCCAGCAGCCTCGACTCGTTCCGCCGTGTCCTGGACGACGGACGGGCCGGTCTGCTCGCCACGACCGGAGACCCGGCCGCGCTCGCCGACGGCCTGCGCGAGCTGCTGAGCGATCCGGCCCGCCGCGCCTCGCTCGCGGCGGCCGCAGGAGAGCGGGTGACCGCGTACGACTGGGCCGTGGTGGTCACGCAGGTGCTGCGGGTCTACGAAACCGCGATCGCGGCGGACCCGCGGCTGGTCGCAGCGGGGGACCGGGAGCTCGCGTGA
- a CDS encoding helix-turn-helix domain-containing protein, with the protein MANESTGAPLEIIAESLRRERARTGLSLTEVARRAGLAKSTLSQLESGTGNPSVETLWALGVALDVPFSRLVEPERPKVRVIRAGKGPTVFAEHADYAATLLSACPPSARRDIYLIRAEPGTPRRSDPHMTGVMEHIVLCAGRARVGVLEAPEELQPGDYISYPGDVPHLFEALEPGTYGVEISEYI; encoded by the coding sequence ATGGCGAACGAGAGCACCGGCGCGCCCCTGGAGATCATCGCGGAGTCGCTGCGCCGCGAACGGGCCCGCACCGGACTCTCGCTGACCGAAGTCGCGCGCCGTGCCGGCCTCGCGAAATCCACGCTGTCGCAGCTGGAATCCGGCACCGGCAACCCGAGCGTCGAGACGCTCTGGGCGCTCGGCGTCGCGCTGGACGTGCCGTTCTCCCGCCTGGTCGAACCGGAACGGCCGAAGGTGCGCGTGATCCGCGCGGGCAAGGGCCCGACGGTATTCGCCGAGCACGCCGACTACGCGGCCACGCTGCTGTCCGCCTGCCCGCCCTCCGCGCGCCGCGACATCTACCTGATCCGCGCCGAGCCCGGCACGCCGCGGCGGTCGGACCCGCACATGACCGGAGTGATGGAGCACATCGTGCTGTGCGCGGGACGAGCGCGGGTGGGCGTGCTGGAGGCGCCCGAGGAATTGCAGCCGGGGGACTACATCTCCTACCCGGGCGACGTGCCGCACCTCTTCGAGGCGCTGGAACCGGGAACTTACGGGGTCGAGATCTCCGAGTACATCTGA
- a CDS encoding HIT family protein has translation MTGPELVEQDGVGVPDALQRLWTPHRMAYIRGQEKPDGDEPDGCPFCRLPGLGDDKRALIIARGETVFAVLNLYPYNPGHLMVVPYRHVADYPDLTAEETRELAEFTQHAMGVVRAVSAAHGFNIGMNQGVIAGAGIAAHLHQHLVPRWGGDANFMPVIGHTKVLPQLLGETRDLLAGAW, from the coding sequence GTGACCGGGCCGGAACTCGTCGAACAGGACGGGGTCGGGGTCCCGGACGCGCTGCAGCGGCTGTGGACCCCGCACCGGATGGCCTACATTCGCGGCCAGGAGAAGCCGGACGGCGACGAGCCCGACGGCTGCCCGTTCTGCCGGCTGCCCGGGCTCGGCGACGACAAGCGAGCGTTGATCATCGCGCGCGGCGAGACCGTGTTCGCGGTGCTGAACCTGTACCCGTACAACCCGGGCCACCTGATGGTGGTTCCGTACCGGCACGTCGCGGACTACCCGGACCTCACCGCCGAGGAGACCCGCGAGCTGGCCGAGTTCACCCAGCACGCGATGGGCGTGGTGCGGGCGGTGTCGGCGGCGCACGGGTTCAACATCGGGATGAACCAGGGCGTGATCGCCGGTGCCGGCATCGCCGCGCACCTGCACCAGCACCTGGTGCCGCGCTGGGGCGGGGACGCGAACTTCATGCCGGTGATCGGGCACACCAAGGTGCTGCCGCAGCTGCTCGGCGAAACCCGTGACCTGCTGGCGGGCGCGTGGTGA